A stretch of the Panicum virgatum strain AP13 chromosome 9N, P.virgatum_v5, whole genome shotgun sequence genome encodes the following:
- the LOC120693325 gene encoding uncharacterized protein LOC120693325 produces the protein MFLYSYAGIMGRFSRFKSRRGKQAEAENNAENDDGGARSNSEGGGDGSPSEYLNLNQNDEAPAQTEEETTISAASRAKRGRNKMPKGRSLITELDELGEPVAPVNVMGPYKSAIGVVVKENVPITYRYWNAKDKTWVVPDSIKEICWGKLKEKFIFPEDSEPLARRRALFLMGNSFRYFKFTLNKHVKNETEPDWKDFPNQ, from the exons ATGTTTCTTTACTCATATGCAGGTATAATGGGGCGATTTTCACGATTCAAGTCTCGTCGTGGGAAACAAGCTGAAGCTGAGAATAATGCGGAGAATGATGATGGAGGGGCCCGTAGTAATAGTGAGGGTGGAGGGGATGGAAGCCCTTCTGAGTACTTAAACCTCAACCAAAATGATGAG GCGCCAGCTCAGACTGAGGAAGAGACCACGATATCAGCTGCCAGTAGGGCCAAACGAGGTCGGAACAAGATGCCTAAGGGTCGGTCTCTTATTACCGAGCTCGATGAATTAGGTGAGCCCGTCGCTCCTGTCAATGTGATGGGGCCATACAAGTCAGCTATTGGGGTGGTGGTGAAGGAAAATGTGCCCATCACGTACAGGTATTGGAATGCGAAGGATAAGACTTGGGTGGTACCAGACTCAATCAAGGAAATATGTTGGGGCAAGTTGAAAGAAAAGTTCATCTTCCCCGAGGATTCAGAGCCATTAGCACGGCGTCGAGCACTGTTTCTCATGGGCAACTCTTTCAGATACTTCAAATTTACCTTGAACAAGCATGTGAAGAATGAAACTGAGCCAGATTGGAAGGATTTTCCGAACCAATGA
- the LOC120693334 gene encoding putative disease resistance protein RGA4: MAAVADAFASKLMGILQGMAKEEVEMLLGVPGEIAKLETTLGYISPILADAERRRIRDSAAERWMREFKDAMYDADDILDLCQILEGGEEPMLARRRYIPVFSCFSNQVIPHQIGMRIKALNQRLEDLAKMIPRFGFIISQATSSTSTTTRDSTYSGSDFRRETILVSDIIGEKIDEDRRKLCDLLVNEMDAPTRSVIDNVVVVAITGAAGIGKTTLAQMVFNDRIVQEHFEVKIWLSVTREFRKIRLLRQCIAYVDGIADDVEDTIGELEQRLHLAMREKKFLVVMDDVWSGEAWHILGLPLAPGSRVLVTTRNDTVAREMGAQHLHRVTTLDPDDSWLLLKKQVSD, encoded by the coding sequence ATGGCCGCCGTGGCGGATGCGTTCGCGTCCAAGCTAATGGGGATCCTTCAGGGTATGGCAAAGGAAGAAGTGGAGATGCTCTTGGGCGTTCCCGGCGAGATCGCAAAGCTGGAGACAACCCTCGGTTATATCTCTCCCATCCTGGCCGACGCCGAGCGGAGGCGCATCCGCGATTCGGCTGCGGAGAGGTGGATGAGGGAGTTCAAGGATGCCATGTACGACGCCGATGACATCCTTGACCTCTGCCAGATCCTGGAGGGTGGAGAAGAACCCATGTTGGCTAGGCGTAGGTACATCCCAGTGTTCTCCTGCTTCAGCAACCAAGTCATTCCACACCAGATCGGGATGAGAATCAAGGCGCTCAACCAGAGGCTAGAAGATCTTGCGAAGATGATCCCTAGATTTGGATTCATTATTAGCCAAGCaaccagctccacctccacgaCCACGAGGGATTCCACCTACTCTGGGTCCGACTTCCGCCGGGAAACTATACTGGTATCGGATATTATTGGAGAGAAGATTGATGAAGACAGAAGGAAACTTTGTGATCTGTTGGTCAACGAGATGGATGCTCCAACAAGATCAGTAATCGACAATGTTGTCGTTGTTGCTATAACTGGTGCCGCTGGGATAGGAAAAACCACCCTTGCTCAGATGGTTTTCAACGACCGAATAGTACAAGAACACTTTGAAGTGAAGATCTGGTTGAGCGTAACTCGGGAGTTCCGCAAGATTCGCCTTCTACGACAATGTATAGCTTATGTCGACGGAATCGCAGATGACGTCGAGGACACCATTGGCGAGCTCGAGCAACGTTTGCATCTGGCAATGAGAGAAAAGAAATTTTTAGTGGTGATGGATGATGTGTGGAGCGGCGAGGCATGGCATATACTTGGACTACCACTTGCTCCTGGAAGCAGAGTGTTGGTAACCACAAGGAACGATACAGTTGCTCGTGAGATGGGAGCACAACACCTTCACCGAGTTACCACGCTGGATCCGGATGACAGTTGGTTATTACTGAAGAAGCAGGTCAGCGACTAG